From the genome of Spartobacteria bacterium:
TATGAAGAGGTTCGGAATAATCGTAATTTGATGTATATGGATCAGGATACATTGCGGGAGAAGATGAGGGGGCGAACTAAATTGACGAAGTTTGAGCGGTTGCTTTGTCGGTGTAGGTATTTTTCACATGGGCAAGTAGTGGGAAGTAGGGATTTTGTGGAGGAATTCTTTGCGGAGCATCGCGAGTATTTCGGTCCGAGGCGTGAGCAGGGGCGGAAGAAGGTGCGAGATGGAATCGGGGATTTGTTTGCCATCCGTGAGGTGAGGTTGGGGTGGTGACGGCTCATTGAGGATGGATAACATTTCAACGCCTTTGAGGGAAGCAAGTTGCGCTTAATAAACTATTTGTAACCACAACTGTTTCTGGAAAAACATCGAAGAAAAGTGTCTGTCTAATGTCTGTCTAAAGTGCATCGCAATGTGGTGAGCGGGGGTCGATGGGGGTTATGCCTGTTACGCTATGCTTTGATTCTTTTGGGATGCATAGCATGTTGGTCGCTGCGGCGTTGTTGAAAATATTGGTTTTGTTGTGGAAAAAGTTGTCGCTATGGAAGTAGGGTGCCACGTGCCAGTACATGGTGTACCCGTAATCATCTAATAGATGAATGAGGTTCATTCGCCGCGTGCGGTTGTTTTCTTTGATTTTTTTTTGTTCTGAGCCTGTGGAATCGGTGATCCCGATCAGATCGTTTTCTACGTAAAGGATAGGGCGGCAGCGTTGCAGTGTCTGGTACGCACCGCGGATCACGTCCGCTTCCATACCAACGACCTCAATTTTCATCATGTCGCACTGCTGGAGGTGCAGACTGTCAACCGTTATCATATCTACCATTTCACAAGCTGCGTCAATCTGGGGTGCTTTCAGATTCAGTGCAGCGTAGTTGAATTTTTCAAGCCACGGAGACATGACGGGGACACTGATCTGTCCGTTTTCGGATCCGACTGCGACTTGGCGTGCATGTACTTTGACTTGTTGATTGAGTGCCACGTTGGCGCACAGGGTTTGAAAGAACAGTCGCTGCGGTTCAAAGGCAAAAACAGAGCCTTGTAATCCCACGATTTTTGCGAAAACAACGCTATGCTGTCCGATGTTCGCGCCGATATCAAGCACGGTCATTCCCGGTTTGACGATAGCTCGTAACAGGCTTAATTCCAGTTCCTTCCATTCTCCGTACGCTTCATACGAGGCTCCGGTATACGGATCATTCTGGTTGAACAGCATGGGGCCGTAACGAGTTTGTTTCAGTTTGTTAAAGGGAGCAGGTACGTCATTCATGAGATGGTCGCTGTCATATTATGCGGTGATGTCGGCATCGCCGTTTGACCACACAAGTAGGGTGTCGTGCAGGTGGTCGTGCAGCTGGGTGTGCAGATCGAACAAAGATGCTGTCGCCTCGGGAGTGGGCGGAGGGATGAAACCCATGATTACGAGTCGTGCATCGCTTGAGTGCTGGATGATGACACGGGCAATGGGATCGTTGCTTACGATGCATTCCGCATCAACATCGATACGAGCATGCAGACCAAGAGCGCGAAGCGCATTGAGTGAGGGCGCACGGCCTTCGTTGTCTTCGATTACGCGTATGAGTCGAATGCTGGTATGTGTCCAAGCCGGGTTGGATCGGATTAGATGTGCAAGCAATAGCATCAGCGACCCGTTTTCTTTTCCACGCCACCAGATATCGATGCGGTTGGATCGGCGACTGCTTCCCTCATGCTGAATCAGGCAGGCCATGCTTTTCTTTAAAACCGCGACATTTCTTAGATGCTCTCCAAAGGCCTCAAGACGCTCGGATTTTTGCGGCCAGCCGAAGAGTACGAGGTTGGGAGAAATGGGGCCAATGACAGCCGATTGCAGGATGATGCGCATCGCTTGGTCGAAATTATCGTTAACCACCACGAGCGGATAGACATTTTGTAGATTGCGTTTTAATAAATCTGTTTCCATTCGTTGCAGGGTTTGACTACGTAAATGCCCCAATTTTTCAATGGTTCCACCAATGATTTGAACCAGATATACGACTCCGCGTCCGCCGTTCATCCAGATGGCGAAACGTGGTAACTCACTGCGTCCTTCAGGGTTTCCCGTCATTGCCAGAATAGTCGGACGCCAATTTTTCGCATGGGTACTCAGTCGGCGTATCTGGCTAAGATTGTGCTGCATCACTGTATAAGCAATGCCTTGGCGTGCATCGCCAAACCGCACAGGTTGACCGGGTTTCAGTTTGATACAGAGAAAGACCACGACGGCGATGGCTGCTGTGGCGGTCCAAATATTAATGAGAAGCATCGCACCTATGCACATGAGAAATCCCAACGCACACAAACTCCAGTGAAACCAGCGATAACTAGGGCGAAAAGAGGGGTTACCTCCAAAGGCTTCGCCAAAAGCAGACAGGTTAACCATGCCATAGGTACAAAGGAAAAACATAGAGACGATCGCGGCGATGATGTTCAGTGCGTTATCGCCTGCTTTGCCTGAGGAGGCCGCGAGGATAACGGCAATGGATATGCCAAGGGTGAGTAACATGGCACGTCGCGGTTCATTGGCCGGGCCGACACCGGCCGCAAAGGGATTGAGAATGCGAAGCAGTTTGTCTTTCGCCATAGCTTGCAATACGCGGGGTGCCCCCATGAAGGAGCCGATGGCACTGGACAGCGATGCGGCAAACATACCCGTCATGACTAGAAATCCGGCACCAAAAAGGGCATTGTCAACCAAGACTTGATAGGGTTGTGTAACAAGTGATTCCCGCGAAAACGCAC
Proteins encoded in this window:
- a CDS encoding FkbM family methyltransferase, coding for MNDVPAPFNKLKQTRYGPMLFNQNDPYTGASYEAYGEWKELELSLLRAIVKPGMTVLDIGANIGQHSVVFAKIVGLQGSVFAFEPQRLFFQTLCANVALNQQVKVHARQVAVGSENGQISVPVMSPWLEKFNYAALNLKAPQIDAACEMVDMITVDSLHLQQCDMMKIEVVGMEADVIRGAYQTLQRCRPILYVENDLIGITDSTGSEQKKIKENNRTRRMNLIHLLDDYGYTMYWHVAPYFHSDNFFHNKTNIFNNAAATNMLCIPKESKHSVTGITPIDPRSPHCDAL
- a CDS encoding amino acid permease, translating into MIKKSDSEITDNYKLGTFGGVFTPSILTILGVILFMRANFVVGQAGIFGALIILFTAEMISLLTGVSLASISTNTAVGGGGAYFVISRVLGPSLGGAIGVALFLAQAFSVPFYVLGFVESLLTSFPSLIPYGLAIRMGTILTLFGINWIGSQWAVKTQYVVMSLLALAIVVLLSGAMEHFSVATLRTNWSAAYTSGSFNFWIVFAIYFPAVTGIMSGVNMSGDLKTPSQSIVRGTFGAIFVGAAIYAMQIVLCGGAFSRESLVTQPYQVLVDNALFGAGFLVMTGMFAASLSSAIGSFMGAPRVLQAMAKDKLLRILNPFAAGVGPANEPRRAMLLTLGISIAVILAASSGKAGDNALNIIAAIVSMFFLCTYGMVNLSAFGEAFGGNPSFRPSYRWFHWSLCALGFLMCIGAMLLINIWTATAAIAVVVFLCIKLKPGQPVRFGDARQGIAYTVMQHNLSQIRRLSTHAKNWRPTILAMTGNPEGRSELPRFAIWMNGGRGVVYLVQIIGGTIEKLGHLRSQTLQRMETDLLKRNLQNVYPLVVVNDNFDQAMRIILQSAVIGPISPNLVLFGWPQKSERLEAFGEHLRNVAVLKKSMACLIQHEGSSRRSNRIDIWWRGKENGSLMLLLAHLIRSNPAWTHTSIRLIRVIEDNEGRAPSLNALRALGLHARIDVDAECIVSNDPIARVIIQHSSDARLVIMGFIPPPTPEATASLFDLHTQLHDHLHDTLLVWSNGDADITA